The proteins below come from a single Longimicrobium sp. genomic window:
- a CDS encoding DUF885 domain-containing protein produces the protein MPNTPNVSGLLTRREMLAALASVAALPLIGACGGARTAPPAAPGAPGDADRTAIALLDRIGGDLLNLFPELATSLGLDVGARAGLRSRLGDRSAAGQERIAAQLRADLGALAAVDAGRLSHPVRTSVEVVRSAYTTALEGFALPYGDITVGGWRNTPYVVIQNVGAYLDVPRFLDSDHRVENAADAEAYLARLQSYARQLDGELERVREARAIGMVPPAFLIDKALTQMRLSAQGARDGGMLVESLERRTRSIAGDWAGRARRIAAQEVAPALDRQIRELEAQRAVATNEAGISARPHGEEFYRWALKASTTTTMSPDEVHELGRTELARLHARMDTILKDAGYTRGSVGERMKALANDPRYQFAEGDAGRAEIMRFIQDRLAWIRAQMPRAFNTVVDPNMEVKRLPPEEEPGAPAAYGGAGSVDGAIPGRFWINLRTTDLHSRYSLADLAFHEAIPGHIWQGEYTHDMPLVRQMLAFNAYSEGWALYAEQLADELGAYDQDPVGRLGYLQSIAFRACRLVVDTGLHAKGWTREQGVQFFVEVNGSNPLEVASEVDRYCSWPGQACGYKVGHSEINRQRERAQAALGARFDLKAFNDALVLGGNVPLDVLAKNVDEYLRR, from the coding sequence CACGGCCCCGCCGGCGGCCCCGGGCGCCCCGGGCGACGCCGACCGGACCGCCATCGCGCTTCTCGACCGCATCGGCGGCGACCTCCTGAACCTGTTCCCCGAGCTGGCGACCTCCCTGGGCCTGGACGTCGGCGCGCGGGCAGGGCTCCGGTCCCGGCTCGGCGACCGCTCCGCGGCGGGGCAGGAGCGGATCGCCGCGCAGCTGCGCGCGGACCTCGGCGCGCTCGCGGCCGTCGACGCCGGCCGCCTGTCGCACCCCGTGCGCACCAGCGTGGAAGTCGTCCGCAGCGCCTACACCACGGCGCTCGAGGGATTCGCGCTCCCCTACGGCGACATCACCGTGGGCGGCTGGCGCAACACGCCGTACGTCGTCATCCAGAACGTCGGCGCCTACCTGGACGTTCCGCGCTTTCTGGACAGCGACCACCGTGTAGAGAACGCCGCCGACGCCGAGGCGTACCTGGCGCGGCTGCAGTCGTACGCACGGCAGCTGGACGGCGAGCTCGAGCGCGTGCGGGAGGCGCGCGCGATCGGCATGGTCCCGCCGGCCTTTCTGATCGACAAGGCGCTCACGCAGATGCGCCTGTCCGCGCAGGGCGCGCGCGACGGGGGAATGCTCGTGGAGTCGCTGGAGCGGCGGACGCGCAGCATCGCGGGCGACTGGGCCGGACGCGCACGGCGGATCGCCGCGCAGGAGGTCGCCCCGGCGCTCGACCGGCAGATCCGCGAACTGGAGGCGCAGCGCGCCGTCGCCACCAACGAAGCGGGCATCTCCGCGCGGCCGCACGGCGAGGAGTTCTACCGCTGGGCCCTCAAGGCGTCGACGACGACCACGATGTCGCCCGACGAGGTGCACGAGCTCGGCCGGACGGAGCTGGCGCGGCTGCACGCGCGCATGGACACCATCCTGAAGGACGCCGGCTACACGCGGGGCAGCGTGGGCGAGCGGATGAAGGCCCTGGCCAACGATCCGCGCTACCAGTTCGCGGAGGGCGACGCGGGGCGCGCCGAGATCATGCGGTTCATCCAGGACCGGCTGGCGTGGATCCGCGCGCAGATGCCCCGGGCGTTCAACACGGTCGTGGATCCGAACATGGAGGTGAAGCGCCTGCCGCCCGAGGAGGAGCCGGGCGCGCCGGCGGCGTACGGCGGTGCCGGGTCGGTGGACGGGGCGATCCCCGGCCGCTTCTGGATCAACCTGCGCACCACCGACCTGCACAGCAGATACAGCCTGGCGGACCTGGCCTTCCACGAGGCGATCCCCGGCCACATCTGGCAGGGCGAGTACACGCACGACATGCCGCTGGTCCGCCAGATGCTGGCCTTCAATGCCTACTCCGAGGGGTGGGCGCTCTACGCCGAGCAGCTCGCCGACGAGCTGGGCGCCTATGACCAGGATCCCGTCGGCCGGCTGGGCTACCTGCAGTCCATCGCCTTCCGGGCCTGCCGGCTGGTGGTGGATACCGGCCTGCACGCCAAGGGGTGGACGCGCGAGCAGGGGGTGCAGTTCTTCGTGGAGGTGAACGGGTCCAACCCGCTGGAGGTGGCCAGCGAGGTGGATCGCTATTGCTCGTGGCCGGGGCAGGCGTGCGGCTACAAGGTGGGGCACAGCGAGATCAACCGGCAGCGCGAGCGTGCGCAGGCCGCGCTCGGCGCGCGGTTCGACCTCAAGGCCTTCAACGACGCCCTGGTGCTGGGCGGCAACGTGCCGCTCGACGTGCTCGCCAAGAACGTGGACGAGTATCTGCGGCGGTAG